Proteins from a single region of Haloplanus sp. GDY1:
- a CDS encoding DUF7504 family protein, whose amino-acid sequence MSTLHLTDAVTTVGARQCANATPSPDKPTVIVVALAGSPGQWLDRWERAADTDTDRATFVVDDATSWLAGDPRDRLAAESSPDTEVCVRTVASPGNLTDIGVTLTEVLDEESTERALLCFQSLTVLLQYAPLDEVYQFLHTLVAHVDRAGATAHFHLHEAAHDEETVDTLRPLFDRVRGDAE is encoded by the coding sequence GTGAGTACCCTCCATCTGACCGACGCGGTGACGACGGTCGGGGCCCGTCAGTGTGCGAACGCGACGCCCAGCCCGGACAAGCCGACGGTCATCGTCGTCGCCCTGGCGGGCTCACCGGGTCAGTGGCTCGACCGCTGGGAGCGAGCGGCCGACACCGACACCGACCGCGCGACGTTCGTCGTCGACGACGCCACCTCGTGGCTGGCCGGCGACCCCCGCGACCGTCTCGCCGCCGAGTCGTCCCCGGACACCGAGGTGTGCGTGCGGACCGTCGCGTCGCCGGGCAACCTCACCGACATCGGCGTCACGCTGACCGAGGTGCTGGACGAGGAGTCGACGGAGCGGGCCCTCCTCTGTTTCCAGTCGCTGACGGTCCTGTTGCAGTACGCGCCGCTCGACGAGGTGTACCAGTTCCTCCACACGCTCGTCGCGCACGTCGACCGGGCCGGCGCGACGGCGCATTTCCACCTTCACGAGGCCGCCCACGACGAGGAGACGGTCGACACCTTGCGCCCCCTCTTCGACCGGGTTCGCGGCGACGCCGAGTGA